The nucleotide window CTTTTTTATCTTTTTCTTCTATATAATCAGTAAAAATTATGTCCGTCGGGCTTGATTTGATCAGATTCATTATATTTTCATATTTCCATCCTTTTCGCCCTGACAATACGAGTTTTAAATCATCATTGTTTTTCTTCTTATATTTAAGGAAAGAATTTATTATTCTTTCTATATTTTTTCTGGGTTCTATCGTTCCTAAATAAAGAATATAATTTTTCGGTAAACTGTATTTTTTTCTGACTATTTCCAATTCTCTTTCTTCACATTTCTTAAAATAATTTTCTATATCTATTCCGGGATAAACTATTTTTATCTTATTTTCATTTATATTGAGATTTTTAATTATATCTTCTTTAGCACTTTCGGAAATAGTTATAATCAAATCCGATTTCTCGGCACCATATCTGTATTCTTCTATCTTTTTCATATCTCCCATAGTTTCGGGAGCTGTTATGAATACTGTATCATAAATCGTATTAATCACTTTTCCTTTTATATTTTTAGGAATGGTAAAATTAAAAAAATGATATATGTTGGATTTTGTTCCTAAAATCAAATTATGACTTATATTCATTTTTTTTGTTAAAAAATTATACATAGTATATGTTAAAAATCTATTTTGCCTTATTCTTAAATCATAATTTATTTGACTTTTTATATTATGTCTACCCATAAAATTAATAAATTCAGCTATATATTCATTTTTATCGGACTTACTTAATTCTTTAACTATATTATAGATGTACCAGCCTATTCCTGTTTTTTCCCCTATTGCCCATTGTAATTCCAAAGATATTTTTTTCATTCCCGACCTCGTTTTATTTATATAGTAATTCTTTGTATTTTTCCAATATTTTTTTATAAGAAAATTTTTTATTATAATATTCTTTAAAATCAGTTATATTCTCCTTTTTACTCAAATATTTCTCTATCTTCATTTCCAAATCTTTTAAATTATTCTCTACTAAAAAATCTTTGTTAATTATAATTTCAGGAACAGCACAAATATTTGAAGCAAACACAGGCTTATTATATAAATATCCCTCTATTATCGGAAGTCCGAAACCCTCTCCATATTTTGCCGTTACTACTACTATATCACAATCAAAATAGTATTTTCCGACTTCTTCATCGGAAATATAACCTAACAGCTCAATATTACTCAATTTTTTATCATTTATTATTTTTTTATATTTATTCAGTAAAGGTCCTTTTCCCGCTATCTTTATATCATAATCCTGTTTTTTCTCTGCCAATTCGATTAACAAATCTATATTTGCTCTTTCTTCCATACTTCTTACCGTAAATATTTTTAATTTATCCGTTTCCTGTTTCTTCTTACCGTAATTAATTTTTACTTCTTCAAGCGGTGTTGTATTGTATATTATTCGGGATTTATTCCCTTGATACAAAGATTGTTCTTTTGAAAACTCGGAAATAAAATGCACTAATCGAGTTTTTTTATACACTCTCTTTTCTATAAATTTAAAAATATTTTTAAATTTATGATTTACCTGCTTTGACAAATAATAAAGACCGTCATGTACTGTAAAAATATCCGTTTTTTTTAATAAAAAGAAACTCATTAAATAATTATGGGAATGAATTATTGTCATTTCCTTTTTAGATATTTCTTTTATTTTTTTATTCATCTTTAAAAATCTGAATAAATTATGTTTTATAGAAATACAGTTTATATCTTCCCACATAAATCTTTCATCTTTTTCTCCAAAAAAAATATAATATTTTTTTGTATTTTTCTCCAAAGAACGGGATTGAAATAAAATAACATTTTCAACCCCTCTTTTATGAATCATCGGATTATTAAACCCTAAATATATAATTGATTTATTTTGATTTTCCATTTATGCCTTATGCCTCTCACAAAATTTTTCCAAATTAGATATATTATACCATATCTTAATTTATTTTTCCTGTAAAAGTATTTTAAACAGCTCATCCCAATTTCTGC belongs to Pseudoleptotrichia goodfellowii and includes:
- a CDS encoding glycosyltransferase family 4 protein codes for the protein MKKISLELQWAIGEKTGIGWYIYNIVKELSKSDKNEYIAEFINFMGRHNIKSQINYDLRIRQNRFLTYTMYNFLTKKMNISHNLILGTKSNIYHFFNFTIPKNIKGKVINTIYDTVFITAPETMGDMKKIEEYRYGAEKSDLIITISESAKEDIIKNLNINENKIKIVYPGIDIENYFKKCEERELEIVRKKYSLPKNYILYLGTIEPRKNIERIINSFLKYKKKNNDDLKLVLSGRKGWKYENIMNLIKSSPTDIIFTDYIEEKDKKAIYKMAKIFVFPSLYEGFGMPVLEAMAAGVPVITSNISSLPEVAGDACILVNPLEEEEILKGYEKVIFDSNFRNNMIKKGIEQSKKYQWKESAKQLEKIYDEI
- a CDS encoding glycosyltransferase family 4 protein → MENQNKSIIYLGFNNPMIHKRGVENVILFQSRSLEKNTKKYYIFFGEKDERFMWEDINCISIKHNLFRFLKMNKKIKEISKKEMTIIHSHNYLMSFFLLKKTDIFTVHDGLYYLSKQVNHKFKNIFKFIEKRVYKKTRLVHFISEFSKEQSLYQGNKSRIIYNTTPLEEVKINYGKKKQETDKLKIFTVRSMEERANIDLLIELAEKKQDYDIKIAGKGPLLNKYKKIINDKKLSNIELLGYISDEEVGKYYFDCDIVVVTAKYGEGFGLPIIEGYLYNKPVFASNICAVPEIIINKDFLVENNLKDLEMKIEKYLSKKENITDFKEYYNKKFSYKKILEKYKELLYK